Genomic window (Aquimarina sp. BL5):
CTCCAGGAGCATAGATAGAAGAGAAACCATCCAAGTCAATAGTTAGATAGATATTATCTACAGATGCTATGAAATTATTGATGATGACAACGACATGGTCTTTGTTTTCGAATGTGAAATCGGTATTCTTAATGTATTGCGCTTTGAGCTCATTGGCAGTTTCGAATAATTCTTTATTATTAGATTCTTCCTGAATTCCTAAGCAAAGATATTTGAAACGATCATTCTCTTTTGCTATTTGATAAAAAGGAGTTCCTGAGTTTCCTTCATTTTTTATCTTTCTTAAATCAAAATGAGCATCCAGATTGATAATCCCAATAGTGGTATTTGGTTTGTATTTTTTTATCCCATTATAATGTGAGTAAGCCAAATCATGACCTCCTCCAAAAATAATTGTAAAGTATTTTTTGTTAAGTAGTTCTGATATCCTATTTAAAGTATAACTTTGAGTCTTTTCTAGATCGTTTTCATTGCAGAAAATGTTTCCTGCGTCGATTATCTGAACCTTATCATCAAGATGATTTGATAGTGATGACATCATTTTTCTGATGATATCTGGAGCTAATGCTGCACCAGCTCTTCCAGAGTTTCTTCGAACCCCTTCGTCACAAGCGTATCCTACGATAGCAAAAGCTGTATTTTGATTTTCAGGGAGTTCATCATTTTCTAAATCAATACAAGTTATTTTTTCATGAAGATATAATTGATCATCAGATGTTCGTCCTGCCCAAATATTAGTATCTGTTTTTTTGTAATCGCTCATATTTTAAAATAATGCTTGTGTGTAAAATATTGTACAGCTGTTTTTGTTATTGAAACATGTTGTCTAAAATATTGTTATCTAATGCATTGGGAATAGTTACCTTAAGTTTTGGTGTACGTTTCATTTCTCTCTTAATAGCGAACAATGCCTCTTCGTTTCTTGCCCAACTTCTGCGAGAAATACCGTTATTTACATCATAAAACAACATACTTTTTAGGCGTCTAGAAGAGTCATCAGATCCATCAAGTAATAATCCGAATCCTCCATTGATCACTTCACCCCATCCAACACCTCCACCGTTATGGATGGATACCCATGTTGCCCCTCTAAAACTATCACCGATCACATTATGGATCGCCATGTCTGCTGTAAATTTACTACCATCATAAATATTGCTAGTCTCGCGATAAGGAGAATCTGTTCCGCTTACATCGTGATGATCTCTACCTAATACAATTGGAGCTGATATATCACCTGATTTAATAGCTTTATTAAACGCCTCAGCGATCTTTACTCTTCCTTCGGTATCAGCATATAGAATTCTTGCTTGGGAGCCTACAACAAGCTTATTTTCCTTCGCTTCTTTAATCCATGTGATATTATCCTGCATTTGTTGTTGAATTTCTTCTGGAGCGGTTGTCTTGATTTCTTGCATCACCTTTACTGCGATTTGATCAGTTTTATCTAAATCTTCAGAATCACCAGAAGTACATACCCACCTAAACGGTCCAAAACCATAATCAAAGCACATTGGTCCCAGAATATCCTGTACATAAGATGGATATCTAAAATCAATTCCGTTTTCAGCCATAACATTCGCTCCCGCTCTAGAAGCTTCTAAAAGAAACGCGTTTCCATAATCAAAAAAGTAAGTACCTTTTTCTGTATGTTTATTAATTGCAGCAGCATGTCTTCTTAAGGATTCCTGAACTTTTGTTTTAAAAGTGTCAGGGTCGTGAGCTATCATTTTGTTTGATTCTTCATAACTCAAACCTGCAGGATAATAACCGCCCGACCAAGGATTGTGTAATGACGTTTGATCAGATCCCAAGTGTACATAAATATTTTCATCATAAAAGCGTTCCCAAACATCTACAATGTTTCCTTTAAAAGCTATAGAAACAACTTCTGTATTCTGAGTTGCTTCTTGAACCCGATTAACTAGACTGTCTAGGTTGTCAATAATTTCATCTACCCATCCTTGTTCATAACGCTTTTGTGCAGCATCCGGATTTACTTCTGCGCAAATCGTGATACATTTGGCAATATTACCTGCTTTAGGCTGTGCGCCACTCATTCCTCCTAAACCAGCAGTTAGAAATATTTTTCCAGCACTATTTTCTCCTGGTTTTAATGTTTTTCTAAAAGCATTCATTACAGTGATGGTGGTTCCGTGTACAATACCTTGCGGGCCAATATACATGTAGCTTCCCGCTGTCATTTGACCATATTGAGTAACGCCTAGTGCATTGTATTTCTCCCAATCATCGGGTTTCGAGTAATTTGGAATCATCATTCCATTGGTTACAACTGCTCTAGGGGCGTCTTTTGAAGATGGAAACAATCCCATAGGATGACCAGAATACATGTGTAATGTTTGCTCTTCTGTCATAGTGGCGAGATAATGCATGGTAAGTAAATATTGAGCCCAGTTCTGAAATACTGCTCCATTTCCTCCATATGTAATTAATTCATACGGATGTTGCGCAACAGCTGGATCTAGGTTGTTTTGTATCATCAACATGATACCTGCTGCTTGCAATGTGTTAGCTGGGTACGCTTCAATAGGTCTTGCGTATATTTCGTAATCAGGTATAAACCGATACATATAAATCCTACCATATTCATTAAGTTCCTCAAGGAATTCTTTCGCCAGTTCTTCATGCCAATCTGTTGGGAAATATCTTAAGGCATTTCTAAGTGCCAGTTTCTTTTCATCAATAGATAATATTTGCTTTCGTTTTGGAGCTCTGCTTATCTTTGGGTTAAGATCTTTTTTGGCAGGAAGCGTTTTTGGAATGCCGTTTATGATTTGTTCTTTGAAAGTTGTCATACTGTATTGTATAAATGCTGATCAAATTAATGACCATCAAAATGTTTTTTGATTTAATGTTCTATATATACCGCATCACCACATTTCCATACTTGAGAGGGAGTTAGTTTGCCTTGATGATACAGTATTTCGTTAAAATTATCGGTAGAGAAAAGACAAAAATCTGCAAGCATTCTGGGAGCCAGTTTACCACGATCTTTTAATTTTAAGGCAGCGGCAGCTCTGGTTGTAATTCCTGCCAATACTTCTGCATTACTGAGTTTTTGAAAAGTTCCTAAAATACAAGCTTGCGTCAATAAATCTCCCATTGGCGCAGATCCAGGGTTCCAATCACTGGCTATTGAGAGAGCACCTCCTGCATCCAGAATCTTGCGAGCAGGAGTGAAATCACATCCTAAGCCTATAGATGCTCCGGGAAGTGCTACTGATATCACATCACTTTCTGCAAGGGTCTTAATTTCGGTATCTGTGCTAGCTTCTAAATGATCAGCGCTTACCGCATTTACTTTTACTGCTATTTCGCTACCACCCGGAGTAAACTGATCTGCGTGTACAGTAATATCAAATCCCATTTCTGTAGCTTTCTTGAAATATGGTTCAATATTTTCTTTAGAAAAGGCACTTTGTTCAACAAAAGCATCAATTCTATTCGTTAATTTTTCTTCTTTAAGTATTGGGAATAATGTCGATGCAATTTCATTTAAATATTCTTGGTGATCTCCATCGTAATCTTTCGGGAGCATATGAGCCGCTAAACAAGTAGATATTAGATCTGATTCTAGATGTAAGTTAGCTTCTTTAATTGCTCTTAACATTTTGAGTTCTTCTGTAACAGAAAGACCATAACCGCTTTTTACTTCAATTGTAGTGATACCATTTTTAAGAAGAAGATTAGCTCTTTTAACAACACCATGACAAAGTTCTTCTTGACTTGCTGTTCTGGTATTGGTTACAGTATCCCAAATTCCGCCACCGGCCTCTGCAATTTCCAGATATGATTTCCCAGAGTTACGCATTGCATAATCATTTGCTCTGGAACCTGAGAAACAGATATGTGTATGTGAATCAATAAATCCAGGTAGGCATACGTAATTAGATTGTAGTTCTATTATTTCTGAATCAAAACTACTGGCAATTTCTTTTAAATCCGTGTAATTTCCAATAGAATGGATATGTTCGCCTTCGGTAAGAATTCCTGCATTAAAAATTACAGGAAGTTGCTCATCTTTTAAAGCACCTTTTAGTGGTAATCCATTCATGGATATGAGTTGTGTGATAGGACCAATAAGCTTGTACTTTGTCATAATTAATAGGTTTCAAATTCAGTAGAGAACTTAGTTTCTAAAGACAAATTCTCCTTGTTGGCTACATTATTCGCTAATGTTATGATCGTTTTCTTTTTAATAATATCAATGCCTTTATTTATATCATCTGCAAAGACACGATCTTTTGCTGCAAAAGAAACTTCTTTGCGTATAGTTTTATGAATTTCATCCAGAATAATACCGGATTTCATTGGTTTTCTAAACTCAAAGGCTTGTGCTGCTGTTAAAAGTTCTATTGCTAATATTTTTTCTACATTTCCAATTACTCTTAAAGCTTTTCTGACACCTATAGATCCCATGCTTACGTGATCCTCTTGTCCTAATGATGTTGGGATACTGTCTGCACTGGAAGGAAAGCACAATCCTTTGTTCTCGCTCGCTAATGCAGCGGTCGTGTATTGTAAAATCATATAACCAGAATTAATACCAGTGTCTTCCATCAATAATTTGGGAACTCCTGGTGAGTTTCCTTCTAATGCTAGGTAGATTCTTCGATCCGAAATATTGCCAACTTCAGAAGCTGCAAGACAAGCGTAATCTATTGCCATGGCTAATGGCTGTCCGTGAAAGCTTCCGCCGCTTATGGTGAGTTCTTCATTAATAATAATCGGATTATCGGTAACAGAATTTAATTCGATTTCTACTAATTCCTTAAGATGAAGCCAAGCATTTCTGGAGGCTCCGTGTACTTGAGGAATACATCGCAGAGAATATGGATCCTGAACACGATCACAGTCAATATGGTCTTCCATGATTTCAGATCCCTTTAGTAAAGATTTTACTCTGGAAGCTACATGAATATTTCCTTTGAAAGGGCGTAATTCGTGTAATTCATTATAGAAAGGTTTTACAGAACCCTGCAGTCCTTCTATCATCATGGCTCCAATGATATCTGCCTGCGAAAGACAACTATGTAATTTTTCTACAACTTTTACAGCATGTGCTGCTATAAATTGTGTTCCATTAATCAAGGCAAGACCTTCTTTTGGACCAAGATCCAAAGAATCCAGTCCAGTTTTTTTAAACAAAGTCGAAGTTGTTATTTCATTACCATTGTATATAACTTTTCCTAAGCCAATTAAGGGAAGGAAAAGATGAGAGAGTGGTGCTAAATCACCTGAAGCACCTACTGATCCTTGAGAAGGTACTATAGGAATCGCGTTGTTTTCAATATGCCAAAGTATACGATCTAACGTTTCTTCTGCAATGCCAGAATATCCTTTGGATAGTGATTGTAGCTTTAGGATTAACATCAGTTTTGCTACTTCCTCATCAATAGGATCACCCACACCTACGCTATGACTTTTTAGAATATTGGACTGAAGTATTTTGGTTTCTTCTTTAGAAATCATAGTCGTGCACAACGGACCAAAGCCGGTATTGATTCCGTAAACTGGATGACCTTTGGTTACGATATTTTCAACTACCTGACTGCTCTTTCTAATTTTTTCTCTTGAGGCTTCAGAAATAGTTCCCTTGATTTCTCCTGAAGCTATTTTTATGGCTTTTCCGACGGTTAAATGATCTTCTCCGAAACAGAAATATGATGTTGTTCTAGACATTATTAATTATTCATATTTGTTTACACTAAGATAATGTGTATTTTTAATACTTATAAATACTAATTTTGTCAATAATTAATAACTATGAGTTATCAATTAGAATTACGTCACTTTACATATTTTTTGGCTGTAGCCGAAGAATTACATTTCAGAAAAGCTGCAGAACGATTGTTTATTTCTCAACCTGGTTTAAGTAGACAAATTAAGCAAATGGAAGAAATTATAGGGGCAGAATTGTTTATCAGGAATAAAAGAAATGTTAGTTTGACGGTTGCTGGAGAATATCTTAAGAAAGAAATTGCTTATATCTTTAACCATATTGATTTTACTGTAAAACAAACAGCGTTAATTGATCAAGGAAGTGAAGGAGAGATTAGAATTGGGTTTTTAGGTTCAGCAATACAGACCGTCATACCTGACCTTTTGGTAAAAGTAGATAAAGAGAATCCTAAAATACAGTTTAGTTTAGAAGAAATGTCTAATTACGATCAGGTAAAGGCGATTGTAAGTGATCAACTTGATTTTGGGTTTGTTCGATTAGCAAGAGTGCCTGATGGAGTTTGTATAAAAGCGGTGCAAACGGATACGTTTTCATTAGTTCTGCCAAAGGATCACCAATTAGATGAGTATAATTTTAAAAATGTAGCCCAAGTTTCCTCAGAACATTTCGTTTTATTCTCTTCTGATTATAGTTCGATATATTATGATAAAATCATGAGTATTTGTGAAGATCAAGGTTTTACCCCAATCGTTTCTCATAAATCAGTACATGCTCAAACAATTTTCAAATTAGTAGAGAGTGGATTAGGAGTAGCAATTGTGCCAACCTCATTGCAATATGGTTTTGACCTGGATGTAAAATTTTTAGAAATCCCAAAAATACCTCAAAGAGCAGAGCTTTCTGTAATCTGGAAAGAAGACAATCGCAATCCTGCTTTAGAGAAAGTGAGGAGGTTTTTGTAAGTTCTATTTAGTATTTAGATTGTTTATGTATTAGTTGTATTATCTGAAAAATAAACTATTATGATGGTAACAAAACGATTAGTTTGGTAACTAATTATTAGTTATTAATATATTCGCAACCTAAAAACCCAAAATATGAAAAAAATACTACTTACAACTTTATTGACTTGTTCATTTTTCTATTCTTTTTCACAAGAGCTAAGTCATTATTATAATCCAAATAAAGCTAATGACGTTTATATTGATTATGAAGATAACTTAATGGTTTCCATACATAATGATAGGATCTTTAAATTTAACCTAGATAATTATCCAAATGATCACACAATCTATTCTAACGAAGATATAGGTGCAATGCTGCCTTTTGAAAAAGTATTGTTAGATTTGGATAATGATATTTGGTTTATTGATGGTGATGATAATGTATATAAACAATCCAATAGTGAGTTTGTTAAAATAAATCAAGAGGGCGAGTATTGTAGAGATTTTGTTTTAGCAAAAGATGGAACCGTTTGGTTAACGTATTCAGATAAAATAGTTATACACGATAGGGGCAATACAGGTCAGAGTTTTATCTATGATTACAATAAGGTTGTAACAAAAGATAACGAGATGTTTGTTATTTATCAATCCGATAATGATAAAATGGCTATATACAATGCTAATTCTTGGTTTGTTGTTTCAGAATCAGATTTTATAATAAAAAGTATTTATATAAATGAAGCTAACTCAGTATTTTTCGTAAAAGAAAATTCAACTCAATGCTGTTCTGAGAATTATAAAGTAGGTTCGTATTATTTTGATAATGGTTTGCAGACCATTGCATATGATTATACCGATTCTCCGGTGAAAATCACAAATATAGTTGCAGATAGTAATTCTAATGTTTATTGTCAGTTTGAAAGAAAGGACTCTACGGATGCTGATGATTCATTAATTGATGGAGTTCTTGCATTTCCAATTAATGATGGAATTACATCTGCTCAGTTTTTCTATCTTAATAATCACACTAGCTCGATTACTGGTAAGATGAAAATTGGTTCAAATGATAGGCTGTGGTTTATAAATAATGATTCTTCGGATAGTTTAGAATATATTGAAGAGAATAATGGAATGTTTTCTAGGACAGTACTATCTAGTTCTTATTATAGTATTATTGATTTTACTCCTGGAAATAGTGAATTACATTTCATCCATAAATCAGAAAAGTTCGCAGAGTATAATGTTAGCCGTATTAATGAAACAAATGAGGTGTCTTTTTTAGCTTCAACAGAGAGCATTGTTTTTGAAATAATAAACAAAAATGGAGACTTGTTCTTTAGGACAATTGAAGGCATGGGATATTATGATGGAACCGGAATATCAGAATTTGGAATACTTCAGGAAATCCCCTCGCGAGTAACGGTTATAGAAAAAGATTCTCAAGATAATGTATGGGCAGGCGGATATAGCGGATTATCAAAGTTTGATGGGGTTAATTGGGATAAAGTTACGTTGCCAGAACATTTTGATTTCAAAACAATTACGGCAATGCACATGGCACAGAATGATGTTTTATGGGTTGTTACAAATGATAGATATTTATCTAAATTAGAAAATGAATTATGGTCTTTTTATGAGATTCCAAGTAATTTGTCTTATGATTATTCTAGGCATTTAACGTTTGATGGAACCAATATATTTATGGGAGATAATCCGGGGTTTTTGAAGTTCAATGTGGAGGAAGAAACCTTTACTCAGATGGATGTCTCAGCATTATCTTTTATTATTAGAGATATGGTTACTGATAAAAATGGAGTTACCTATGTTGCTAATAGGGATAATTGGGGTGTGAATAGAGGAGGGCTGTTCAGAATAGAAAACAATAGTTTTGTTAGAATAGACAATCCTAATATTGATGAAGCTAATAGTACAGAATATTTAAGATATATCAGTATTGATGAGAACGACATTATGTGGTTGGGATATACTGAAGAACTAGCCCTTTTTGATGGGGTAGACTTTATAGCTCACTATCCTAAACCTTCAAATGATTTACCTAATCAAAATTGGAATAGAAAAATTGCCTTTTATAAAGGGGTTCCGTTTTTGGGCTTCACTTGGGATGGGTATTATAAATTTGAGGAAGAAGCTTACGAAAAATTATATGATCTTAAAGAAGATTTTTATACAACTTTTATCGATGAGAACATAGTCGTTAATGATGAAGCTTGGATAACTTTTGGAAGCGGGAGCAATTATTTCTCGGGAATAATATCAATTCCAGTATCTGATTTTGTGAGCACTCTTAGTATAGAAGAAAATGAACTGCAAGTGAATAATTTAAATGTATTTCCAAACCCTGTTTCAGAGAATAAGACAATTAATTTTAATAAAAATCTTGATAAGGCGGAAATAAACGTGTATTCACTGTTTGGGCAAAAAATATACAGTATAAATAATTTTTCTGGTGATAAATTAAAATTATCTACAGAATTGTCCACAGGATATTACTTTCTGCATATTGATTCTGGAGATTCAATTGATAAGTTTAAGATTCTAATTAAATAAACTAGATTGATGTCCTTAAAACAAAAGGATTACTTAAGAATCAAGTAATCCTTTTGTTTTAACTTTAATTAGGCATAGAGTAAAAGAATTGCTCTTCTACTATTTTACCATTATTTACATTATAGATGGCTAGTTCTTCTATCTGCATGCGTCCTTGTCCCTTAAATGTGCAATCCATTTTCATTTTACAAGTAAAATGATTTTCTGCTACAACAGGCTCAGAAACTTCTCCACCATGAAATTCTTCTACACTTGCATACCAATCCTGACTTTTTTTGGTAACAGCTTCTTTTCCTGTAACTACAGCATTTGGAGCTCCGGGCATTTCTTTGCTGACTATATTATCAGCGTACAGTTCCTTTAAAGCTTGCATGTTTTCACCTTTACGGCAAAGTTCGACTAAACGATTGGCTACTTCTTGTGTATTCATTTGTATGAAGTTTATTGGTTTATAATTGATTGTAACGCCCTTAAATTACAAAAAACTTCAATTTATATTTTTAAAGAAATGTTATAATTTGATTATTATGAAACAGCTTCTTTATAGATTTTAAGACAACGTTCTCTCGCTTCTTTGTGATCTACAATGGGATGTGGGTATGTTAGTTCATTAATATCTTTAATCCAAGTTTTGATATATTCGTGGTTTTTATCAAATTTAGTTATTTGCGTTGTAGGGTTAAAAATTCTGAAATAAGGAGCTGCGTCCACACCAGAACCTGCTGCCCATTGCCAATTACCTACATTAGCTGACATGT
Coding sequences:
- the hutG gene encoding formimidoylglutamase is translated as MSDYKKTDTNIWAGRTSDDQLYLHEKITCIDLENDELPENQNTAFAIVGYACDEGVRRNSGRAGAALAPDIIRKMMSSLSNHLDDKVQIIDAGNIFCNENDLEKTQSYTLNRISELLNKKYFTIIFGGGHDLAYSHYNGIKKYKPNTTIGIINLDAHFDLRKIKNEGNSGTPFYQIAKENDRFKYLCLGIQEESNNKELFETANELKAQYIKNTDFTFENKDHVVVIINNFIASVDNIYLTIDLDGFSSIYAPGVSAPSPFGFSLDIAMTVIEKICKSGKLISADIVELNPKYDIDNCTARLGARLAYFIMKFISSH
- the hutI gene encoding imidazolonepropionase gives rise to the protein MTKYKLIGPITQLISMNGLPLKGALKDEQLPVIFNAGILTEGEHIHSIGNYTDLKEIASSFDSEIIELQSNYVCLPGFIDSHTHICFSGSRANDYAMRNSGKSYLEIAEAGGGIWDTVTNTRTASQEELCHGVVKRANLLLKNGITTIEVKSGYGLSVTEELKMLRAIKEANLHLESDLISTCLAAHMLPKDYDGDHQEYLNEIASTLFPILKEEKLTNRIDAFVEQSAFSKENIEPYFKKATEMGFDITVHADQFTPGGSEIAVKVNAVSADHLEASTDTEIKTLAESDVISVALPGASIGLGCDFTPARKILDAGGALSIASDWNPGSAPMGDLLTQACILGTFQKLSNAEVLAGITTRAAAALKLKDRGKLAPRMLADFCLFSTDNFNEILYHQGKLTPSQVWKCGDAVYIEH
- a CDS encoding T9SS type A sorting domain-containing protein; this encodes MKKILLTTLLTCSFFYSFSQELSHYYNPNKANDVYIDYEDNLMVSIHNDRIFKFNLDNYPNDHTIYSNEDIGAMLPFEKVLLDLDNDIWFIDGDDNVYKQSNSEFVKINQEGEYCRDFVLAKDGTVWLTYSDKIVIHDRGNTGQSFIYDYNKVVTKDNEMFVIYQSDNDKMAIYNANSWFVVSESDFIIKSIYINEANSVFFVKENSTQCCSENYKVGSYYFDNGLQTIAYDYTDSPVKITNIVADSNSNVYCQFERKDSTDADDSLIDGVLAFPINDGITSAQFFYLNNHTSSITGKMKIGSNDRLWFINNDSSDSLEYIEENNGMFSRTVLSSSYYSIIDFTPGNSELHFIHKSEKFAEYNVSRINETNEVSFLASTESIVFEIINKNGDLFFRTIEGMGYYDGTGISEFGILQEIPSRVTVIEKDSQDNVWAGGYSGLSKFDGVNWDKVTLPEHFDFKTITAMHMAQNDVLWVVTNDRYLSKLENELWSFYEIPSNLSYDYSRHLTFDGTNIFMGDNPGFLKFNVEEETFTQMDVSALSFIIRDMVTDKNGVTYVANRDNWGVNRGGLFRIENNSFVRIDNPNIDEANSTEYLRYISIDENDIMWLGYTEELALFDGVDFIAHYPKPSNDLPNQNWNRKIAFYKGVPFLGFTWDGYYKFEEEAYEKLYDLKEDFYTTFIDENIVVNDEAWITFGSGSNYFSGIISIPVSDFVSTLSIEENELQVNNLNVFPNPVSENKTINFNKNLDKAEINVYSLFGQKIYSINNFSGDKLKLSTELSTGYYFLHIDSGDSIDKFKILIK
- a CDS encoding urocanate hydratase, with product MTTFKEQIINGIPKTLPAKKDLNPKISRAPKRKQILSIDEKKLALRNALRYFPTDWHEELAKEFLEELNEYGRIYMYRFIPDYEIYARPIEAYPANTLQAAGIMLMIQNNLDPAVAQHPYELITYGGNGAVFQNWAQYLLTMHYLATMTEEQTLHMYSGHPMGLFPSSKDAPRAVVTNGMMIPNYSKPDDWEKYNALGVTQYGQMTAGSYMYIGPQGIVHGTTITVMNAFRKTLKPGENSAGKIFLTAGLGGMSGAQPKAGNIAKCITICAEVNPDAAQKRYEQGWVDEIIDNLDSLVNRVQEATQNTEVVSIAFKGNIVDVWERFYDENIYVHLGSDQTSLHNPWSGGYYPAGLSYEESNKMIAHDPDTFKTKVQESLRRHAAAINKHTEKGTYFFDYGNAFLLEASRAGANVMAENGIDFRYPSYVQDILGPMCFDYGFGPFRWVCTSGDSEDLDKTDQIAVKVMQEIKTTAPEEIQQQMQDNITWIKEAKENKLVVGSQARILYADTEGRVKIAEAFNKAIKSGDISAPIVLGRDHHDVSGTDSPYRETSNIYDGSKFTADMAIHNVIGDSFRGATWVSIHNGGGVGWGEVINGGFGLLLDGSDDSSRRLKSMLFYDVNNGISRRSWARNEEALFAIKREMKRTPKLKVTIPNALDNNILDNMFQ
- the hutH gene encoding histidine ammonia-lyase; translated protein: MSRTTSYFCFGEDHLTVGKAIKIASGEIKGTISEASREKIRKSSQVVENIVTKGHPVYGINTGFGPLCTTMISKEETKILQSNILKSHSVGVGDPIDEEVAKLMLILKLQSLSKGYSGIAEETLDRILWHIENNAIPIVPSQGSVGASGDLAPLSHLFLPLIGLGKVIYNGNEITTSTLFKKTGLDSLDLGPKEGLALINGTQFIAAHAVKVVEKLHSCLSQADIIGAMMIEGLQGSVKPFYNELHELRPFKGNIHVASRVKSLLKGSEIMEDHIDCDRVQDPYSLRCIPQVHGASRNAWLHLKELVEIELNSVTDNPIIINEELTISGGSFHGQPLAMAIDYACLAASEVGNISDRRIYLALEGNSPGVPKLLMEDTGINSGYMILQYTTAALASENKGLCFPSSADSIPTSLGQEDHVSMGSIGVRKALRVIGNVEKILAIELLTAAQAFEFRKPMKSGIILDEIHKTIRKEVSFAAKDRVFADDINKGIDIIKKKTIITLANNVANKENLSLETKFSTEFETY
- a CDS encoding SnoaL-like domain-containing protein, which encodes MNTQEVANRLVELCRKGENMQALKELYADNIVSKEMPGAPNAVVTGKEAVTKKSQDWYASVEEFHGGEVSEPVVAENHFTCKMKMDCTFKGQGRMQIEELAIYNVNNGKIVEEQFFYSMPN
- a CDS encoding LysR family transcriptional regulator — protein: MSYQLELRHFTYFLAVAEELHFRKAAERLFISQPGLSRQIKQMEEIIGAELFIRNKRNVSLTVAGEYLKKEIAYIFNHIDFTVKQTALIDQGSEGEIRIGFLGSAIQTVIPDLLVKVDKENPKIQFSLEEMSNYDQVKAIVSDQLDFGFVRLARVPDGVCIKAVQTDTFSLVLPKDHQLDEYNFKNVAQVSSEHFVLFSSDYSSIYYDKIMSICEDQGFTPIVSHKSVHAQTIFKLVESGLGVAIVPTSLQYGFDLDVKFLEIPKIPQRAELSVIWKEDNRNPALEKVRRFL